One stretch of Microbacterium terrae DNA includes these proteins:
- the folP gene encoding dihydropteroate synthase codes for MSAATAPLSRTIGGRDFAFDRHVAVMAIVNRTPDSFYDRGATFALDAAVAAGRAAVAAGAEIIDVGGVKFAPGPPVPVADEIERVVPVVRALAPLVPVSVDTFQPAVARAAIEAGAAIINDTTGLRDPEMAAVIADSDAAVVVCHSLAVPRTQHPQPHYDDVIAEVGAFLRERVALAEAHGIARDRIIVDPGHDLNKNTLHSLEITRRLGEIAAEAPDLPLLVALSNKDFVGETLDRDRPDRLSGSLAAAVFCAQQGARIIRAHNVGETVDAMRMLEGILGWREPAYLRHNMRPEGND; via the coding sequence GTGAGTGCGGCGACCGCGCCCCTGTCGCGCACCATCGGCGGCCGCGACTTCGCCTTCGACCGACACGTCGCCGTGATGGCGATCGTGAACCGCACGCCCGACTCCTTCTACGACCGCGGGGCGACGTTCGCCCTGGATGCCGCGGTGGCGGCCGGCCGGGCCGCCGTGGCGGCGGGCGCCGAGATCATCGATGTGGGCGGCGTGAAGTTCGCGCCCGGTCCGCCCGTTCCCGTCGCCGACGAGATCGAGCGCGTCGTCCCCGTCGTGCGCGCGCTCGCGCCGCTCGTGCCGGTGAGCGTCGACACGTTCCAGCCGGCGGTCGCCCGCGCCGCCATCGAGGCGGGCGCAGCGATCATCAACGACACCACGGGCCTCCGAGACCCCGAGATGGCGGCGGTGATCGCCGACAGCGACGCCGCCGTGGTCGTCTGCCACAGTCTGGCGGTGCCGCGCACGCAGCATCCGCAGCCTCACTACGACGACGTGATCGCCGAGGTCGGCGCGTTCCTCCGCGAACGCGTCGCGCTCGCCGAGGCGCACGGGATCGCGCGTGATCGGATCATCGTCGACCCCGGTCACGACCTCAACAAGAACACGCTGCATTCTCTCGAAATCACCCGCAGACTCGGCGAGATCGCCGCCGAGGCACCCGATCTGCCGCTGCTGGTGGCTCTGTCGAACAAGGACTTCGTCGGCGAGACTCTCGACCGCGACCGGCCGGACCGGCTCTCCGGGTCGCTCGCCGCCGCCGTGTTCTGCGCGCAGCAGGGCGCGCGCATCATCCGGGCGCACAACGTCGGCGAGACGGTCGACGCGATGCGCATGCTCGAGGGGATCCTCGGATGGCGCGAGCCGGCGTACCTGCGGCACAACATGCGTCCGGAGGGGAACGACTGA
- a CDS encoding helicase-associated domain-containing protein — MVSDERALATWLAARDDVSLASVLAARGIPASTGWQDFFDAAEALLDPASIDRALLRLPRRALAALTHAPSAAALEQLAFLTAAGKPYAAVIAQVDALRAEHPSAFEPDPHDAPRTTDDRETAAAAERAFTTAGALADVLLAASHAPLGRTGVGPVSAVDRKRLIESRAVETADELEDLLVAATATGLMRAGEREWTITAAGERWLELSTTARWEAVATGIATLLPRTGDGSAAPPAAWAGAYPLDAEWPAQAARLERMSRAWGLLDPSGAEPAWAASLRAGGPVDGSPLAAHLPAEIDRVYLQADLSAISPGPLLPALEMRLRRIAARESRAQASSYRFTSESVTAALTEGETAASMVEFLGALSLTGIPQPLKYLIESTASRHGLVRVSTAATGRTLVESPDAALLDAIAVDQALRSLGLIAEDGALHTRVAREAVYWSLADARYPVVAVDDTGAPESLHRRPSAGSAAPPAPADAYAPLIQRLRGGHDASGDEGWLERELDQAVRARAAILVVVRMPDGAERAFTLEAAGLGGGRLRGRDRAADIERTLPVSSIVSVRPA; from the coding sequence GTGGTCTCCGACGAGCGTGCCCTCGCGACGTGGCTTGCCGCGCGCGACGACGTCTCGCTCGCCTCGGTGCTCGCCGCCCGCGGCATCCCGGCGTCCACCGGATGGCAGGACTTCTTCGACGCCGCGGAGGCGCTGCTCGACCCCGCCTCGATCGACCGTGCACTCCTGCGCCTCCCGCGCCGGGCACTCGCGGCGCTGACGCACGCCCCGTCCGCCGCAGCGCTCGAGCAGCTGGCGTTCCTCACCGCGGCGGGTAAGCCGTACGCCGCCGTGATCGCCCAGGTCGACGCGCTCCGGGCGGAGCATCCGTCGGCTTTCGAACCCGACCCGCACGACGCGCCGCGCACCACCGACGACCGTGAGACGGCGGCCGCCGCCGAGCGCGCGTTCACCACCGCCGGGGCCCTCGCCGACGTGCTGCTCGCCGCGTCCCACGCCCCGCTCGGACGCACCGGCGTCGGTCCGGTGAGCGCCGTCGACCGCAAGCGCCTGATCGAGTCGCGCGCGGTCGAGACCGCCGACGAGCTCGAAGACCTGCTGGTGGCCGCGACCGCGACGGGGCTCATGCGCGCGGGCGAGCGCGAGTGGACGATCACCGCGGCCGGCGAGCGCTGGCTCGAGCTGTCGACGACGGCCCGTTGGGAGGCGGTCGCCACGGGGATCGCCACGCTCCTCCCCCGCACCGGCGACGGCTCCGCCGCTCCGCCCGCGGCGTGGGCCGGCGCCTACCCGCTCGACGCCGAATGGCCGGCGCAGGCCGCGCGCCTCGAGCGGATGAGCCGCGCGTGGGGGCTGCTCGACCCCTCCGGCGCCGAGCCGGCCTGGGCGGCGTCGCTCCGCGCCGGAGGCCCGGTCGACGGCTCGCCGCTCGCCGCGCACCTCCCCGCGGAGATCGACCGGGTCTACCTGCAGGCCGACCTCAGCGCCATCTCCCCCGGCCCCCTGCTGCCCGCGCTCGAGATGCGCCTGCGCCGCATCGCCGCGCGCGAGTCACGGGCGCAGGCCTCGTCGTACCGGTTCACCTCCGAGTCGGTGACCGCGGCGCTGACCGAGGGCGAGACGGCGGCATCGATGGTCGAGTTCCTCGGTGCACTCTCGCTCACCGGCATCCCGCAGCCCCTGAAGTACCTGATCGAGAGCACGGCATCGCGCCACGGGCTCGTTCGGGTGAGCACGGCGGCGACGGGGCGCACCCTCGTGGAGAGCCCCGATGCGGCGCTCCTCGATGCCATCGCCGTCGATCAGGCGCTGCGCTCGCTCGGGCTCATCGCCGAAGACGGCGCGCTCCACACGCGCGTCGCGCGGGAAGCCGTGTACTGGTCGCTCGCCGACGCCAGATACCCCGTCGTGGCGGTCGACGACACGGGCGCCCCGGAGTCGCTTCATCGTCGCCCTTCCGCCGGAAGTGCGGCACCGCCTGCACCCGCCGACGCGTACGCGCCGCTCATCCAGCGGCTGCGGGGCGGCCACGACGCCTCCGGCGACGAGGGCTGGCTCGAGCGCGAGCTCGATCAAGCTGTGCGCGCCCGCGCCGCGATCCTGGTCGTGGTGCGCATGCCCGACGGCGCCGAGCGCGCGTTCACGCTCGAGGCGGCCGGTCTCGGCGGCGGCAGACTCCGCGGGCGCGACCGTGCGGCGGACATCGAGCGCACCCTGCCGGTCTCGAGCATCGTGAGCGTGCGCCCCGCCTGA
- a CDS encoding NAD(P)/FAD-dependent oxidoreductase: MPHIVIVGGGLAAGTAAEKLRDEGFDGDITVVAAEQYTPYQRPPLSKGYLQGEEGADAVVLHPDDWYAQHRIGVRTGVAATSLEVAAHRVVLDDGSTLAYDSILLATGAQPRSLPLPGIALEGVTTLRRRDDADRLADALRSGGRRLVVIGAGWIGMEVAASARQLGNKVTVVDRDPVPLATALGAEMGAVFRALHEEHDTTVRTSAAIEAVTGDDRAQGVVVDGDEIPADLVVVGVGAVPDTALAETAGVRLLNGILTDSSMRTDAPDVFAAGDVANPYHPVVQRHLRSEHWDNAIKTGEVAARAMLGLRASHRSIPYFYTDQYDLGMELSGYAPLMSSADVVVRGDRDAREFIAFWVDDGTIVGGMNVNVWDVNESVQALIRSGARVDLDALRDPAVPLDSLLSA, translated from the coding sequence ATGCCGCACATCGTGATCGTGGGGGGCGGGCTGGCCGCCGGCACGGCAGCAGAGAAGCTGCGCGATGAGGGGTTCGACGGCGACATCACCGTCGTCGCGGCCGAGCAGTACACGCCCTATCAGCGCCCGCCCCTGTCGAAGGGTTACCTGCAGGGGGAGGAAGGTGCGGATGCCGTCGTGCTGCACCCCGACGACTGGTACGCGCAGCACCGGATCGGCGTCCGCACCGGCGTGGCGGCGACGTCGCTCGAGGTCGCCGCGCACCGGGTCGTCCTCGACGACGGCTCGACGCTGGCCTACGACAGCATCCTCCTCGCCACCGGCGCGCAGCCGCGCAGCCTGCCGCTGCCCGGCATCGCCCTGGAGGGGGTGACGACCCTGCGGCGCCGGGACGACGCCGACCGCCTCGCTGACGCGCTGCGTAGCGGCGGACGGCGGCTCGTGGTGATCGGCGCGGGCTGGATCGGCATGGAGGTCGCAGCCTCGGCGCGGCAGCTCGGAAACAAGGTGACGGTCGTCGATCGCGACCCCGTACCGCTGGCGACCGCGCTCGGTGCGGAGATGGGTGCGGTGTTCCGCGCACTCCACGAGGAGCACGACACGACCGTGCGCACGAGCGCGGCGATCGAGGCCGTCACCGGCGACGACCGGGCCCAAGGTGTCGTCGTGGACGGCGACGAGATCCCCGCCGACCTCGTGGTCGTCGGCGTCGGCGCGGTGCCCGATACGGCGCTCGCGGAGACCGCCGGGGTGCGCCTCCTCAACGGCATCCTCACCGACTCGTCGATGCGCACGGATGCCCCCGATGTCTTCGCCGCCGGCGACGTCGCCAACCCCTACCACCCCGTCGTGCAGCGGCATCTGCGCAGCGAGCACTGGGACAACGCGATCAAGACGGGTGAGGTCGCCGCCCGTGCGATGCTGGGGCTCCGGGCCTCGCATCGGAGCATCCCCTACTTCTACACCGATCAGTACGACCTCGGCATGGAGTTGTCGGGGTACGCTCCGCTCATGTCGTCGGCCGACGTCGTCGTGCGCGGAGACCGCGACGCGCGGGAGTTCATCGCGTTCTGGGTCGACGACGGGACCATCGTGGGAGGAATGAACGTGAACGTGTGGGATGTCAACGAGTCCGTGCAGGCGCTGATCCGGTCGGGCGCGCGCGTCGACCTCGATGCGCTCCGCGACCCGGCGGTGCCGCTCGACTCCCTCCTCTCCGCGTGA
- a CDS encoding cold-shock protein yields MPTGKVRFYDEDKGFGFISTDDGQDVFLHASALPAGAAAPKQGTRLEFGIADGKRGPQALSVRVLEAPVSLSKRNRMRADDMAVVVEDVVKLLDGIGGELRRGHYPKGPQAKQVAAILRKVADDFDA; encoded by the coding sequence ATGCCCACCGGCAAGGTCAGGTTCTACGACGAGGACAAGGGTTTCGGCTTCATCTCCACCGATGACGGCCAGGACGTGTTCCTCCACGCGAGCGCCCTCCCCGCCGGCGCTGCCGCGCCCAAGCAGGGAACGCGTCTCGAGTTCGGCATCGCCGACGGCAAGCGTGGGCCCCAGGCGCTGTCGGTGCGGGTGCTCGAAGCGCCTGTCAGCCTCAGCAAGCGCAACCGCATGCGCGCCGACGACATGGCGGTCGTGGTCGAAGACGTCGTGAAGCTGCTCGACGGAATCGGCGGCGAACTGCGCCGAGGCCACTACCCGAAGGGGCCGCAGGCCAAGCAGGTCGCGGCGATCCTGCGCAAGGTCGCGGATGACTTCGACGCCTGA
- a CDS encoding sensor histidine kinase, with product MFLRNSLTEGVDTQVDSLARTAAAESLLDMTVEDGVLVVEPNANAAAVDYFVAVYNPVITEGESNLLTLVGGRGGPEPVVPETLTLEKAQEEELEIFVLHSADGEAEFHAAVAPQVLGATGTLYPQLVAVPLASVNRTIASYIGIYGVLSVLILVAGAFATRFLVTLTFRSLGQVEATADAIAAGDFSQRMTDIEPTSTEVGRLKTAINAMLNRVDVALAQRDATVRQMRRFIGDASHELRTPLVTVRGYAELYRMGAIHGDQDVAQSMDRIEKEAIRMGLLVEDLLALARLDERRDVVIAPVDLRPVARDAALDLRASAPLRPVTVFDTTAEPPPPAPEPEVADEPQPKRRTPGSGPAVLARSGALSLLRRKPRPVSASSASTGAMPPVAPVPEEPSLQAVVPPVVLGDENKIRQVVTNLLGNARRFTAEDSPIDLRVGVDPRTRMGWIEIVDHGEGVPDQIKDKIFQRFWRADTSRTRETGGTGLGLSIVSSIVDALHGDVRVKDTPGGGATFRVSFPLAATRDAAEHLQLETQPLRGLPLERD from the coding sequence ATCTTCCTGCGCAACTCGCTCACCGAGGGTGTCGACACCCAGGTCGACTCCCTCGCCCGCACTGCCGCAGCGGAGTCGCTTCTCGACATGACCGTCGAGGACGGAGTGCTCGTGGTCGAGCCCAACGCGAACGCCGCCGCGGTCGACTACTTCGTCGCCGTGTACAACCCCGTGATCACCGAGGGCGAGTCGAATCTGCTGACGCTCGTGGGCGGTCGGGGCGGCCCGGAGCCGGTCGTCCCCGAGACGCTCACCCTCGAGAAGGCGCAGGAGGAGGAGCTCGAGATCTTCGTGCTCCACTCGGCCGACGGCGAGGCCGAGTTCCACGCCGCCGTCGCCCCGCAGGTGCTCGGCGCCACCGGCACGCTGTACCCGCAACTGGTCGCCGTGCCGCTCGCATCCGTGAACCGCACCATCGCGTCGTACATCGGCATCTACGGCGTGCTCTCGGTGCTCATCCTCGTCGCGGGCGCCTTCGCGACGCGGTTCCTCGTCACCCTCACGTTCCGCAGCCTCGGGCAGGTGGAGGCCACTGCCGACGCCATCGCCGCCGGGGACTTCAGCCAGCGCATGACCGACATCGAGCCGACCTCGACCGAGGTCGGCCGTCTCAAGACCGCGATCAACGCGATGCTCAACCGTGTCGACGTCGCACTCGCGCAGCGCGACGCCACCGTTCGTCAGATGAGGCGCTTCATCGGCGACGCCAGCCACGAGCTGCGCACCCCGCTCGTCACCGTGCGCGGCTATGCCGAGCTGTACCGCATGGGCGCGATCCACGGCGATCAGGACGTCGCGCAGTCGATGGACCGCATCGAGAAGGAGGCCATCCGCATGGGCCTCCTCGTCGAAGACCTGCTGGCGCTCGCGCGTCTGGACGAGCGTCGCGATGTGGTGATCGCCCCGGTCGATCTGCGTCCGGTGGCGCGGGATGCGGCGCTCGACCTGCGCGCGTCGGCTCCGCTGCGGCCCGTGACCGTGTTCGACACCACGGCCGAGCCGCCCCCGCCGGCGCCGGAACCCGAGGTGGCCGACGAGCCGCAGCCGAAGCGCCGCACGCCCGGGAGCGGACCCGCGGTTCTCGCCCGGAGCGGCGCGCTCTCGCTGCTGCGCCGCAAGCCCCGGCCGGTGTCCGCGAGCTCCGCATCGACGGGCGCGATGCCTCCGGTCGCGCCGGTGCCCGAGGAGCCGTCGCTGCAGGCGGTGGTCCCTCCGGTGGTGCTCGGCGACGAGAACAAGATCCGCCAGGTCGTGACGAACCTGCTCGGCAACGCCCGCCGGTTCACGGCGGAGGACTCCCCCATCGATCTGCGGGTCGGCGTCGACCCGCGCACCCGCATGGGGTGGATCGAGATCGTCGACCACGGCGAGGGCGTGCCCGATCAGATCAAGGACAAGATCTTCCAGCGCTTCTGGCGCGCCGACACCTCGCGCACCCGCGAGACCGGCGGCACGGGCCTCGGGCTCTCGATCGTCTCGTCGATCGTCGACGCGCTGCACGGCGACGTGCGGGTGAAGGACACCCCCGGCGGCGGCGCCACGTTCCGCGTGTCCTTCCCGCTGGCGGCGACGCGCGATGCCGCCGAGCACCTCCAGCTCGAGACGCAGCCGCTGCGCGGCCTTCCGCTCGAGCGCGACTGA
- a CDS encoding pyrimidine reductase family protein, translating into MLAHDDLTAAYALDDRETPRIRMNFVASVDGAATVAGRSAGLGGDTDRVIMQVLRAMSDVVLVGAGTVRAEGYGGTKVDGEDAAWRRAHGLPEQPRLAVVSRRLDLEPGHPFFRDAAARPLVVTCAAAPADRREALGAVADVMVCGDEAVDLADMRAQSAAAGRTQILCEGGPHLFGALHDARLVDEVCLTLSPRLAGGAAGRIMRGSAEAVADLRLASLLRDDDWLFLRYAR; encoded by the coding sequence ATGCTCGCCCACGACGATCTGACGGCGGCCTATGCGCTCGACGACCGCGAGACCCCGCGCATCCGCATGAACTTCGTCGCGTCGGTCGACGGCGCGGCCACCGTCGCCGGACGCAGCGCCGGCCTCGGCGGCGACACCGACCGGGTGATCATGCAGGTGCTCCGCGCGATGAGCGATGTGGTGCTGGTCGGCGCGGGCACCGTGCGCGCCGAAGGGTACGGCGGTACGAAAGTGGACGGTGAGGATGCCGCGTGGCGACGGGCGCACGGGCTGCCCGAGCAGCCCCGGCTCGCCGTCGTCTCACGCCGGCTCGACCTCGAGCCCGGGCATCCGTTCTTCCGCGATGCCGCCGCCCGCCCGCTGGTCGTCACCTGCGCGGCCGCGCCGGCAGACCGCCGGGAGGCGCTCGGTGCGGTGGCCGACGTGATGGTGTGCGGCGACGAGGCGGTCGACCTGGCGGACATGCGCGCGCAGTCGGCGGCCGCGGGGAGGACGCAGATCCTCTGCGAAGGAGGCCCGCACCTCTTCGGCGCGCTCCATGACGCTCGCCTGGTCGACGAGGTCTGCCTCACGCTCTCGCCGCGGCTCGCCGGCGGCGCGGCGGGCCGCATCATGCGCGGCTCCGCGGAGGCCGTCGCCGACCTGCGTCTGGCCTCCCTGCTCCGCGACGACGACTGGCTGTTCCTGCGCTACGCGCGCTGA
- a CDS encoding TetR/AcrR family transcriptional regulator, whose protein sequence is MASTRLRALDAALLLVGEEGIRSLTHARVDERAALPKGSTSNWFRTRDALVAGVVVHLAETERADFDSAPRPQIDTAEELIQALSAMIEVQSGPLAARTRARYAMFLEGAGDPRLLAPLVAQRQVFVEWTTHLLERVGAASPSDAVRTLMATGDGLILHRLTVDPDAEIRPVITRAVRACLD, encoded by the coding sequence GTGGCATCCACTCGGCTCCGCGCGCTCGACGCGGCTCTCCTCCTGGTCGGCGAGGAGGGCATCCGCTCGCTGACGCACGCACGCGTCGATGAGCGTGCGGCTCTCCCGAAGGGATCGACCTCGAACTGGTTCCGCACCCGCGACGCACTCGTCGCAGGTGTGGTCGTGCACCTGGCCGAGACCGAGCGGGCCGACTTCGACAGCGCGCCGCGACCGCAGATCGACACCGCGGAAGAGCTCATCCAGGCGCTCAGCGCGATGATCGAGGTGCAGTCGGGCCCGCTCGCCGCGCGCACGCGAGCGCGCTACGCCATGTTCCTGGAGGGTGCGGGAGACCCCCGGCTCCTGGCGCCGCTCGTCGCGCAGCGACAGGTCTTCGTGGAATGGACGACCCACCTGCTCGAACGGGTCGGCGCTGCATCGCCGAGCGATGCCGTGCGCACCCTGATGGCCACCGGAGACGGACTCATCCTTCACCGGCTGACGGTCGACCCCGACGCCGAGATCCGTCCGGTCATCACGCGCGCCGTGCGAGCCTGCCTGGACTGA
- a CDS encoding SRPBCC family protein, which yields MSLTESHPVLRMQAWRELRAAPAVVFDALVDPEKHMEWLAPPGSWGAVESTVDLRVGGVWESRFSPTPSTRVHDVQTYVAIEPHHRLITDLVSEATVDGKPAPALRSRIEITLAPTVWGTYMSVEQTGFPSAEMRDFFETEVWQRGFDRLEAFLARRG from the coding sequence ATGAGCCTCACCGAATCGCATCCGGTTCTTCGCATGCAGGCATGGCGCGAGCTGCGCGCTGCGCCCGCGGTGGTCTTCGACGCACTCGTCGACCCCGAGAAGCACATGGAGTGGCTGGCGCCGCCCGGCAGCTGGGGCGCCGTCGAGTCGACCGTCGACCTGCGCGTCGGAGGCGTCTGGGAGTCGCGGTTCAGCCCGACGCCGAGCACGCGGGTGCACGACGTGCAGACGTACGTCGCGATCGAGCCGCATCACCGGCTGATCACCGACCTCGTCTCGGAGGCCACGGTCGACGGGAAGCCGGCGCCGGCGCTGCGCTCCCGTATCGAGATCACGCTCGCCCCCACCGTCTGGGGCACCTACATGTCGGTGGAGCAGACCGGCTTCCCGAGCGCCGAGATGCGCGACTTCTTCGAGACCGAGGTGTGGCAGCGCGGGTTCGACCGGCTCGAGGCGTTCCTCGCGCGCCGCGGCTGA
- a CDS encoding DNA repair helicase XPB, whose product MADGPLIVQSDRTVLLEVAHPDAESARHELAIFAELERAPEHIHTYRVTRLGLWNARAAGHDADDMLSTLDRWSRFPVPPSVSIDIRETVNRYGRLVIERTPVAEDGSGGDLVLRSTDAAVLAEVSKNKRIQPLLIGHPAPDVFLIDAWARGHIKQELLKIGWPAEDLAGYTPGTPHPIDLAEDGWTLRPYQRKAVDIFSEGGSGVVVLPCGAGKTLVGAAAMADTKTTTLILVTNTVSARQWRDELLKRTSLTPEEIGEYSGQTKEIKPVTIATYQILTAKRKGEYAHLALLDALDWGLVVYDEVHLLPAPVFKLTADLQARRRLGLTATLVREDGREGDVFSLIGPKRFDAPWKEIEAQGFISPAVCYEVRVDLPAGDRLEYAAAADDERYRLAATAPAKIGVVRRLVERHAGERILIIGQYLDQIDVLAEALGAPKITGQTPVDEREELYQAFRVGEISVLVVSKVANFSIDLPEASVAIQVSGSFGSRQEEAQRLGRLLRPKQSAHTASFYTLIARDTVDQDFAQNRQRFLAEQGYAYTILDADGIDEAA is encoded by the coding sequence ATGGCTGATGGACCTCTCATCGTGCAAAGCGACCGTACGGTGCTCCTCGAAGTCGCGCATCCCGACGCCGAGAGCGCCCGTCACGAACTGGCGATCTTCGCCGAGCTCGAGCGCGCCCCCGAGCACATCCACACCTATCGCGTGACGCGGCTCGGACTGTGGAACGCACGGGCCGCCGGCCACGACGCCGACGACATGCTGTCGACGCTCGACCGCTGGTCGCGGTTCCCGGTGCCGCCGAGCGTGTCGATCGACATCCGCGAGACCGTCAATCGCTACGGGCGCCTCGTCATCGAGCGGACGCCGGTCGCCGAAGACGGCTCGGGCGGCGACCTCGTGCTGCGGTCGACGGATGCCGCGGTGCTGGCCGAGGTCTCGAAGAACAAGCGCATCCAGCCGCTGCTGATCGGCCACCCGGCGCCCGACGTGTTCCTCATCGACGCGTGGGCCCGCGGTCACATCAAGCAGGAGCTGCTGAAGATCGGCTGGCCGGCGGAGGACCTCGCCGGCTACACGCCCGGCACGCCCCACCCGATCGACCTCGCCGAGGACGGCTGGACGCTGCGGCCCTATCAGCGCAAGGCCGTCGACATCTTCTCCGAGGGCGGTTCGGGCGTCGTCGTGCTCCCCTGCGGCGCCGGCAAGACGCTCGTGGGCGCCGCGGCGATGGCCGACACGAAGACGACCACCCTCATCCTCGTCACGAACACCGTCAGCGCACGGCAGTGGCGCGACGAGCTGCTCAAGCGCACGTCGCTGACGCCGGAGGAGATCGGCGAGTACTCCGGTCAGACCAAGGAGATCAAGCCGGTCACGATCGCGACGTACCAGATCCTCACGGCTAAGCGGAAGGGCGAGTACGCGCACCTCGCTCTGCTCGATGCGCTCGACTGGGGCCTCGTCGTGTACGACGAGGTGCACCTGCTCCCCGCCCCCGTCTTCAAGCTCACCGCGGACCTGCAGGCGCGGCGCCGCCTGGGCCTCACCGCGACCCTGGTGCGCGAGGACGGCCGCGAGGGCGACGTGTTCAGCCTCATCGGTCCCAAGCGCTTCGACGCGCCGTGGAAGGAGATCGAGGCCCAGGGCTTCATCTCGCCCGCCGTCTGCTACGAGGTCCGCGTCGACCTCCCCGCCGGCGACCGCCTCGAGTACGCGGCGGCGGCCGACGACGAGCGCTATCGCCTCGCCGCCACCGCCCCCGCGAAGATCGGCGTCGTGCGCCGCCTCGTCGAGCGCCACGCCGGCGAGCGCATCCTGATCATCGGCCAGTACCTCGATCAGATCGACGTGCTCGCCGAGGCTCTCGGCGCCCCGAAGATCACCGGGCAGACGCCGGTCGACGAGCGCGAGGAGCTCTATCAGGCGTTCCGGGTGGGTGAGATCTCGGTGCTCGTGGTGTCGAAGGTCGCGAACTTCTCGATCGACCTTCCCGAGGCATCCGTCGCCATCCAGGTGTCGGGCTCGTTCGGCTCGCGGCAGGAGGAGGCTCAGCGCCTCGGACGGCTTCTGCGCCCGAAGCAGTCCGCTCACACGGCGAGCTTCTACACCCTCATCGCCCGCGACACCGTCGACCAGGACTTCGCCCAGAACCGGCAGCGGTTCCTGGCGGAGCAGGGCTACGCGTACACCATCCTCGACGCCGACGGGATCGACGAAGCCGCCTGA
- a CDS encoding multidrug ABC transporter ATPase, which translates to MSTRNQGGDVPVRPIDRLLAFMSLGLLLLSIVCFFAIMIGSSAGADMQSGVWPAVALVIWIAPILAFAMLLTVLIMSFVRRARANRGG; encoded by the coding sequence ATGAGCACACGCAACCAGGGCGGCGACGTTCCCGTCCGCCCGATCGACCGACTTCTGGCGTTCATGTCGCTGGGGCTCCTGCTGCTGTCGATCGTGTGCTTCTTCGCGATCATGATCGGCTCCTCGGCCGGCGCCGACATGCAGTCGGGAGTCTGGCCCGCCGTGGCCCTCGTGATCTGGATCGCGCCGATCCTCGCCTTCGCGATGCTGCTCACCGTGCTCATCATGAGCTTCGTCCGGAGGGCTCGGGCCAACCGAGGAGGCTGA
- a CDS encoding WXG100 family type VII secretion target, whose product MAVFSVDSDAVLATTTSVRGTIDRIRAEADAMMVQLTQLQSSWTGSASVAFTGVSDQWRLTQRQVEDALSSISTALGVAARQYADAESATTSLFR is encoded by the coding sequence ATGGCCGTGTTCTCCGTCGACAGCGACGCCGTCCTCGCCACCACCACGTCGGTGCGCGGCACCATCGATCGCATCCGCGCCGAGGCCGACGCGATGATGGTGCAGCTCACCCAGCTGCAGTCCTCGTGGACCGGCTCGGCGTCGGTGGCCTTCACCGGCGTCTCCGACCAGTGGCGGCTCACCCAGCGCCAGGTCGAGGATGCGCTCTCGAGCATCAGCACCGCTCTCGGCGTGGCGGCCCGGCAGTACGCCGACGCCGAGTCGGCGACCACGAGCCTCTTCCGCTGA
- a CDS encoding response regulator transcription factor translates to MTAPRILVVDDEPNIRDLLITSLRFAGFQVKAVSNGAQTISAVLEEEPDLIVLDVMLPDMNGFSVTKRLRGAGYTAPILFLTAKDETEDKITGLNAGGDDYVTKPFSLDEIVARIQAILRRTMQTDEESVIRAGELTMDQDTHDVVVGDVSIDLSPTEFKLLRYLMLNPNRVLSKAQILDHVWEYDFNGDAGIVESYISYLRRKIDPHSSEPLIQTKRGFGYMLKAGKSA, encoded by the coding sequence ATGACCGCTCCGCGCATCCTTGTCGTCGACGACGAGCCGAACATCCGCGACCTCCTCATCACGAGCCTGCGCTTCGCGGGGTTCCAGGTGAAGGCGGTCTCGAACGGGGCCCAGACGATCTCCGCCGTGCTGGAGGAGGAGCCCGACCTGATCGTGCTCGACGTGATGCTGCCCGACATGAACGGGTTCAGCGTCACCAAGCGGCTCCGCGGCGCCGGGTACACCGCGCCGATCCTCTTCCTCACGGCGAAGGACGAGACCGAGGACAAGATCACGGGGCTCAACGCGGGCGGCGACGACTACGTCACCAAGCCGTTCAGCCTCGACGAGATCGTCGCGCGCATCCAGGCCATCCTGCGCCGCACCATGCAGACCGACGAGGAGTCGGTCATCCGCGCCGGCGAGCTGACCATGGACCAGGACACGCACGACGTCGTCGTCGGCGACGTGTCGATCGACCTCAGCCCGACCGAGTTCAAGCTGCTGCGCTACCTCATGCTCAACCCCAACCGCGTGCTGTCGAAGGCGCAGATCCTCGACCACGTGTGGGAGTACGACTTCAACGGCGACGCCGGCATCGTCGAGAGCTACATCTCGTACCTGCGCCGCAAGATCGACCCGCACTCGTCGGAGCCGCTGATCCAGACCAAGCGCGGCTTCGGCTACATGCTGAAGGCCGGCAAGTCCGCCTGA